One window from the genome of Candidatus Methylomirabilota bacterium encodes:
- a CDS encoding cyclase family protein, producing the protein MSRFIDLSVTVDEHTLSPPSTNMRLEVTPHRRGPGFWQVSSVNQSLHTGAHIDSPLHVFRDGITTAEITLDQVMGDALVVDLSWVGANHEITIEDLKKGGAGDVKRGDIVLLHTGWTDSMYGTWPDYFTRSPYFPPAVAQWLVDRGPKNIGFDFFEEYCARLPDFSSEDFAMHRVILGAGVVIMEGLTNLAALPRRRVEFAAPFYKIAGTEGAPARFFATV; encoded by the coding sequence ATGAGCCGATTCATCGACCTCTCCGTGACGGTGGACGAGCACACCCTCAGCCCGCCCTCGACCAACATGCGCCTCGAGGTGACGCCGCACCGCCGCGGGCCCGGCTTCTGGCAGGTGTCCAGCGTGAACCAGAGCCTGCACACCGGTGCCCACATCGACTCCCCGCTGCACGTATTCCGCGACGGGATCACCACCGCCGAGATCACGCTCGACCAGGTCATGGGCGACGCCCTCGTGGTCGACCTCTCGTGGGTCGGGGCCAATCACGAGATCACGATCGAGGACCTGAAGAAGGGCGGGGCCGGCGACGTCAAGCGCGGCGACATCGTGCTGCTCCACACCGGGTGGACCGACAGCATGTACGGGACGTGGCCGGACTACTTCACCCGGTCGCCCTACTTCCCGCCCGCGGTGGCCCAGTGGCTGGTGGATCGCGGGCCCAAGAACATCGGCTTCGACTTCTTCGAGGAGTACTGCGCGCGCCTGCCCGACTTCAGCTCCGAGGACTTCGCGATGCACCGGGTCATCCTCGGCGCGGGCGTGGTCATCATGGAGGGCCTGACCAACCTCGCGGCCCTGCCGCGACGCCGGGTGGAGTTCGCGGCGCCCTTCTACAAGATCGCCGGCACCGAGGGGGCGCCCGCGCGCTTCTTCGCCACGGTATGA
- a CDS encoding ABC transporter ATP-binding protein gives MTGADGVLLETERLTRSFGSLVAVNGVSLVIRRGELRSIIGPNGAGKTTLFRLISGEMAPSSGRVKFRDADITGLPQHRVCRLGIAKSYQITNIFPHLTVLENVRVAVQGYARSFNFWSRADRIAGCRERAVEILETVGLARRTERLAAHLSHGEKRHLEIGITLASEPVLLLLDEPTAGMSPEETDETMVLIRELARARTVVLVEHKMKLVMGVSDRVTVLHQGQVLADGSPDEIRNNALVQETYLGAGR, from the coding sequence ATGACCGGCGCCGACGGCGTGCTGCTCGAGACCGAGCGGCTGACCCGCTCGTTCGGGAGCCTGGTCGCGGTCAACGGCGTCTCGCTGGTCATTCGACGCGGCGAATTGCGCTCGATCATCGGCCCCAACGGGGCGGGCAAGACCACGCTGTTCCGCCTGATCTCGGGGGAGATGGCGCCGTCGTCGGGCCGCGTGAAGTTCCGGGACGCCGACATCACCGGGCTGCCGCAGCATCGAGTGTGCCGCCTCGGCATCGCCAAGTCGTACCAGATCACCAACATCTTCCCCCATCTCACGGTGCTCGAGAACGTGCGGGTGGCGGTGCAGGGCTACGCGCGCTCGTTCAACTTCTGGTCGCGCGCCGATCGGATCGCGGGATGTCGCGAGCGGGCGGTCGAGATCCTCGAGACGGTCGGTCTCGCCCGCCGGACCGAGCGTCTGGCCGCGCACCTCTCGCACGGCGAGAAGCGGCACCTCGAGATCGGCATCACCTTGGCCTCCGAGCCGGTCCTGCTCCTGCTGGACGAGCCCACGGCGGGCATGAGCCCGGAGGAGACCGACGAGACCATGGTGTTGATCCGCGAGCTGGCGCGCGCGCGCACCGTGGTGCTGGTGGAGCACAAGATGAAGCTGGTCATGGGCGTCTCGGACCGGGTGACCGTCCTGCACCAGGGCCAGGTGCTGGCCGACGGCAGCCCCGACGAGATCCGCAACAACGCGCTGGTGCAGGAGACCTACCTCGGAGCCGGGCGATGA
- a CDS encoding ABC transporter ATP-binding protein, with amino-acid sequence MSLLSLEDLHTYYGEAHILQGVSIAVREGEVVTMIGRNGAGKTTTLLSIMGIARARRGAVKLGGADITGLETHEIVRRGVGWVPEERRVLPNLTVLENLRLGMMAADGAGAEQRLEEALEYFPRLRERIAQKGRFLSGGEQQMLAIARGLVARPKIMLVDEPTEGLAPLLVQSLTGILREINRRGTTILLVEQTLEVAMALSHRLYVMDQGRIQFEGTPDALRQDPTIQQRFLQL; translated from the coding sequence ATGAGCCTCCTGAGCCTCGAGGACCTCCACACCTACTACGGCGAGGCCCACATCCTCCAGGGCGTGTCGATCGCGGTGCGCGAGGGCGAGGTGGTGACCATGATCGGTCGCAACGGCGCGGGCAAGACCACCACGCTGCTGTCGATCATGGGGATCGCGCGGGCCCGCCGCGGGGCGGTGAAGCTGGGCGGCGCGGACATCACGGGGCTCGAGACGCACGAGATCGTCCGGCGCGGCGTCGGCTGGGTGCCCGAGGAGCGCCGCGTGCTGCCGAACCTGACCGTGCTCGAGAACCTGCGGCTGGGCATGATGGCCGCGGACGGCGCCGGGGCCGAGCAGCGGCTCGAGGAGGCGCTCGAGTACTTTCCGCGGCTGCGCGAGCGCATCGCGCAGAAGGGCCGCTTCCTCTCGGGCGGTGAGCAGCAGATGCTGGCCATCGCGCGCGGGCTGGTGGCCCGGCCGAAGATCATGCTGGTCGACGAGCCGACCGAGGGGCTCGCCCCCTTGCTGGTGCAGAGCCTCACCGGCATCCTGCGCGAGATCAATCGGCGCGGCACCACCATCCTGCTGGTCGAGCAGACCCTCGAGGTGGCGATGGCCCTGTCGCATCGCCTCTACGTGATGGATCAAGGCCGCATCCAGTTCGAGGGCACGCCCGATGCCCTCCGCCAGGACCCCACCATCCAGCAGCGCTTCCTCCAGCTCTAG
- a CDS encoding DMT family transporter gives MTRRQWALLGLLAMLWGGAFFFSKVALGELPPFTVVLVRFGVAAAAMLAVVRLTGQRMPRSLRVWAGFALLGLLNSFLPFSLIAWGQVHITSGLASILNAATPLFTALVAHALGQERLTAHRVVGVLLGLGGVAVLIGPGALQQMGVHTWSELAIVGAAVSYALAGTYGRRFRAMPAVVPVAGMLTTAALMALPIALVLDRPWTARPSLPVWGALLALALLTTALGFWLYFRLLSSAGATNVMLVTLLIPVTALLLGSLVLDEPVTTTALAGMALIGAGLLAIDGRRLRRRPALRPRPTG, from the coding sequence ATGACCCGGAGACAGTGGGCGCTGCTGGGGCTGCTCGCGATGCTGTGGGGCGGCGCCTTCTTCTTCAGCAAGGTGGCGCTCGGCGAGTTGCCGCCGTTCACGGTGGTGCTGGTGCGCTTCGGCGTGGCCGCCGCCGCGATGCTGGCGGTGGTGCGGCTCACCGGACAGCGCATGCCGCGGTCGCTCCGAGTGTGGGCCGGCTTCGCGCTGCTCGGCCTGCTGAACAGCTTCCTCCCGTTCAGCCTGATCGCGTGGGGTCAGGTGCACATCACGAGCGGGCTGGCGTCGATCCTGAACGCGGCCACGCCGCTCTTCACCGCGCTGGTGGCGCATGCCCTCGGGCAGGAGCGCCTCACCGCCCATCGCGTGGTTGGCGTGCTGCTCGGGCTCGGCGGCGTGGCGGTGCTGATCGGGCCGGGCGCGCTCCAGCAGATGGGCGTGCACACCTGGAGCGAGCTGGCCATCGTGGGCGCGGCGGTCTCCTACGCGCTGGCGGGGACGTACGGCCGGCGCTTCCGCGCGATGCCCGCAGTGGTGCCGGTGGCGGGCATGCTGACCACCGCGGCGTTGATGGCGCTGCCGATCGCGCTCGTGCTCGATCGGCCGTGGACGGCTCGGCCCAGCCTGCCGGTGTGGGGCGCGCTGCTCGCGCTGGCGCTGCTGACCACCGCGCTCGGCTTCTGGCTCTACTTCCGGCTGCTCTCCTCGGCGGGCGCCACCAACGTCATGCTGGTGACCCTGCTGATTCCGGTCACCGCGCTGCTGCTGGGCTCGCTCGTGCTCGACGAGCCCGTCACGACGACCGCACTCGCCGGCATGGCGCTGATCGGGGCGGGCCTGCTCGCGATCGACGGCCGGCGGCTGCGGCGGCGCCCGGCGCTCAGGCCACGGCCGACCGGCTAG
- a CDS encoding LLM class flavin-dependent oxidoreductase, translating to MEFGILFTSHPNHATEPYPHRAVHARVTAEIQAADRLGYDTAWVAEHHFSNQYGIMPDVFTYMGYLAAQTSRIRLGTAVVTVPLYDPIRVVENMAFVDILSGGRVVLGLGSGYRPYEFEGFGRDFDARRDVQEEAIDLILELLHKRRVRHSGRHFRSVIDGDYEIFPVSEQQPHPPLFMAGATDRSLTYAARHGFGLMLSTLPSADTLAKQIALYRSHLTEAPAPLGQNPAAGKVDIARWVYVADTDAAARHDTEQGIVRHIGHFMGAGTAGYLGNVSEKNRVEGLNYDDLAASTLLHGSPATVIAKLRELRHKTGLTSLLLHYPPYYGHDKAMASLRLFAEKVMPEFRPPASRSAVA from the coding sequence ATGGAATTCGGCATCCTGTTCACGTCGCACCCCAATCACGCCACCGAGCCCTACCCGCACCGCGCCGTTCACGCGCGGGTCACCGCCGAGATCCAGGCCGCAGATCGCCTGGGCTACGACACCGCGTGGGTGGCCGAGCACCACTTCTCGAACCAGTACGGCATCATGCCGGACGTGTTCACCTACATGGGTTACCTGGCGGCTCAGACGTCGCGCATCCGCCTGGGCACCGCGGTGGTGACGGTGCCGCTCTACGACCCGATCCGGGTGGTCGAGAACATGGCCTTCGTGGACATCCTCTCGGGCGGGCGCGTCGTGCTGGGGCTCGGCTCCGGCTATCGCCCCTATGAGTTCGAGGGCTTCGGGCGCGACTTCGACGCGCGGCGGGACGTCCAGGAGGAGGCGATCGATCTCATCCTCGAGCTGCTGCACAAGCGCCGGGTGCGTCACTCCGGCCGGCACTTCCGATCGGTCATCGACGGCGACTACGAGATCTTCCCGGTGAGCGAGCAGCAGCCGCACCCGCCGCTGTTCATGGCCGGCGCCACCGATCGCTCGCTGACCTACGCGGCCCGCCACGGATTCGGGCTGATGCTCTCGACGCTGCCGTCGGCCGACACGCTGGCGAAGCAGATCGCTCTCTACCGGAGCCATCTCACGGAGGCGCCGGCGCCGCTCGGCCAGAACCCGGCCGCGGGCAAGGTGGACATCGCGCGCTGGGTCTACGTGGCCGACACCGACGCGGCGGCCCGGCACGACACCGAGCAGGGCATCGTCCGCCACATCGGCCACTTCATGGGCGCGGGCACCGCCGGCTATCTCGGCAACGTGTCCGAGAAGAATCGCGTCGAGGGACTCAACTACGACGACCTCGCCGCCTCCACCCTGCTCCACGGCTCGCCCGCGACGGTCATCGCCAAGCTCCGCGAGCTGCGCCACAAGACCGGGCTCACCTCGCTGCTGCTCCACTACCCGCCCTACTACGGCCACGACAAGGCGATGGCCAGCCTGCGCCTCTTCGCGGAGAAGGTGATGCCCGAGTTCCGGCCGCCGGCTAGCCGGTCGGCCGTGGCCTGA
- a CDS encoding ABC transporter substrate-binding protein, protein MADPVPHKARKSPVSRRSFLQTLGVAGAAAGVAPAFLRRADAQEFMLKAADPAAKPGGTLRFGILNAPAHFDVHQSGTISNLGGQAPMYDLLIRRDPRDGNTIIPDLAHKWEVSPDGKRYTFYLRKGVKFHDGAEMTAEDIRATYERIVRPPKGVVIPRSSLFTAVGDIVVVDPYKIEFRLTEPRPRAYMLGAFASGWNVIVRKKTLDDNGGNLRQVMNYPGTGPFRHVSRKDKEVWIQEKNPNYWNKNLPYVDRLEIYNLPAFSPELGSAFLSGKVDYARIMDPISWRKAKEMPGVTATAMNQSVIQAYFFNMKRKPFADPRVRRALHLATDRHVMVDVVKDTAPMQVGGFVYPFHEWSTPKAQLEKRLGYQKDPKAAIQEAKKLMAAAGYPNGLKNLDFVVRDLASFKLWAVAIQAMLKDTLNVESNLRVVQTSQWFEEAGSGNFDLAISAIVSSLMDPSDYFTAWYGKGGPQNYSGWTNEEFHSLAHNLEREVDENKRKAMIPRAEEILENDPPLVPVAWEQIYDAFYNRVRGQNATKFFGIYDVTRWDTVWMAQS, encoded by the coding sequence ATGGCCGATCCGGTACCCCACAAGGCTCGCAAGTCCCCGGTGAGCCGCCGCTCGTTCCTCCAGACACTCGGCGTGGCCGGCGCCGCGGCCGGCGTCGCCCCGGCGTTCCTGCGGCGGGCCGACGCGCAGGAGTTCATGCTGAAAGCCGCCGATCCTGCCGCCAAGCCGGGCGGGACGCTGCGCTTCGGCATCCTGAACGCGCCCGCCCACTTCGACGTCCACCAGTCCGGCACGATCTCGAATCTCGGCGGGCAGGCCCCGATGTACGACCTGCTGATCCGTCGCGATCCGCGGGACGGCAACACCATCATCCCGGACCTGGCCCACAAGTGGGAGGTCTCCCCCGACGGCAAGCGATACACCTTTTACTTGAGAAAAGGCGTGAAGTTCCACGACGGCGCCGAGATGACCGCGGAGGACATCCGCGCCACCTACGAGCGTATCGTGCGGCCCCCCAAGGGCGTGGTCATTCCGCGCTCCTCGCTCTTCACCGCGGTGGGCGACATCGTGGTCGTCGACCCCTACAAGATCGAGTTCCGGCTGACCGAGCCGCGGCCCCGCGCCTACATGCTCGGCGCCTTCGCGAGCGGCTGGAACGTCATCGTGCGGAAGAAGACGCTCGACGACAACGGGGGCAACCTGCGCCAGGTGATGAATTATCCGGGCACCGGTCCCTTCCGGCACGTGTCGCGAAAGGACAAGGAAGTCTGGATCCAGGAGAAGAACCCCAACTACTGGAACAAGAACCTGCCGTACGTCGACCGGCTCGAGATCTACAATCTCCCCGCGTTCTCGCCCGAGCTCGGCTCGGCGTTCCTGTCGGGCAAGGTGGACTACGCGCGGATCATGGATCCGATCTCCTGGCGCAAGGCCAAGGAGATGCCCGGTGTGACCGCGACCGCGATGAACCAGTCGGTCATCCAGGCCTACTTCTTCAACATGAAGCGCAAGCCCTTCGCGGACCCTCGCGTGCGCCGCGCGCTGCACCTGGCCACCGACCGGCACGTGATGGTCGATGTGGTGAAGGACACCGCGCCCATGCAGGTGGGCGGTTTCGTGTATCCGTTCCACGAGTGGTCGACGCCGAAGGCCCAGCTGGAGAAGCGCCTGGGCTACCAGAAGGATCCCAAGGCGGCCATCCAGGAAGCCAAGAAGCTGATGGCGGCCGCCGGCTATCCGAACGGACTCAAGAACCTCGACTTCGTGGTGCGCGACCTCGCCAGCTTCAAGCTGTGGGCGGTGGCCATCCAGGCCATGCTGAAGGACACGCTCAACGTGGAGTCGAATCTGCGGGTCGTGCAGACTTCGCAGTGGTTCGAGGAGGCCGGTTCCGGCAACTTCGACCTGGCCATCAGCGCCATCGTCTCGTCGCTGATGGATCCCTCCGACTACTTCACCGCCTGGTACGGCAAGGGCGGTCCCCAGAACTACTCGGGCTGGACCAACGAGGAGTTTCATTCCCTCGCCCACAACCTCGAGCGCGAGGTGGACGAGAACAAGCGCAAGGCGATGATCCCCAGGGCGGAGGAGATCCTCGAGAACGATCCGCCGCTGGTGCCGGTGGCCTGGGAGCAGATCTACGACGCGTTCTACAACCGGGTGCGGGGGCAGAACGCGACGAAGTTCTTCGGCATCTACGACGTCACCCGCTGGGACACGGTCTGGATGGCCCAGTCCTAG
- a CDS encoding ABC transporter permease, whose amino-acid sequence MQKYLLRRALFALGTVIGVSIIVFVVLRILPGDPLVALLGVEGHSKMTPADRAVIMRDLGLSDSLPVQYVRWMRDIATGQLGKSFFRGDTVRDLILHRGPLSAEIAFLSLVISWIIGLPVGVLSAIRPNGWADAVARLLSILFIAIPGFWLSMLVVLALLFWFGYKAPLLVVHVWENPWQNLQLVIGPAVVLGLAQGAYIARMSRSCLLEVIREDYVRTARAKGAVESAVVLRHALPNALLPVVTISGVLLGFVLGGSVAVEQAFGVPGLGRSLVTAISERDIIVVQNLVLFYALIFVAVNVLVDLSYAWLDPRIRYQ is encoded by the coding sequence GTGCAGAAGTACCTGCTTCGCCGGGCGCTCTTCGCCCTCGGCACCGTGATCGGCGTCTCGATCATCGTGTTCGTGGTGCTGCGCATCCTGCCGGGCGATCCGCTGGTGGCGCTGCTCGGGGTGGAAGGCCACTCCAAGATGACGCCGGCGGATCGCGCGGTGATCATGCGCGACCTCGGGCTCTCCGACTCGCTGCCGGTCCAGTACGTGCGGTGGATGCGTGACATCGCCACCGGCCAGCTCGGCAAGTCGTTCTTCCGGGGCGACACCGTCCGCGACCTGATCCTGCACCGCGGGCCCCTGTCGGCCGAGATCGCGTTCCTGTCCCTGGTCATCTCCTGGATCATCGGGCTGCCGGTCGGCGTCCTGAGCGCGATCCGCCCCAACGGCTGGGCCGACGCGGTGGCGCGCCTGCTGTCCATTCTCTTCATCGCGATTCCGGGATTCTGGCTGAGCATGCTGGTGGTGCTGGCGCTCCTGTTCTGGTTCGGGTACAAGGCGCCGCTCCTGGTCGTGCACGTCTGGGAGAACCCATGGCAGAACCTGCAGCTCGTCATCGGGCCCGCGGTGGTGCTCGGGCTCGCCCAGGGCGCCTACATCGCGCGCATGTCGCGCTCCTGCCTGCTCGAGGTCATCCGCGAGGACTACGTGCGCACCGCGCGGGCCAAGGGCGCGGTGGAGAGCGCGGTGGTGCTGCGCCACGCCCTGCCCAACGCGCTGCTGCCGGTGGTCACGATCTCCGGCGTCCTCCTGGGCTTCGTCCTCGGCGGGTCGGTGGCGGTGGAGCAGGCCTTCGGGGTGCCCGGCCTCGGCCGCTCGCTCGTGACCGCCATCAGCGAGCGCGACATCATCGTGGTGCAGAACCTCGTGCTGTTCTACGCGCTGATCTTCGTGGCGGTGAACGTGCTGGTCGACCTCTCGTACGCGTGGCTGGATCCGCGCATCCGCTACCAATAG
- a CDS encoding ABC transporter permease — MYTILRQNWLSAAGGFVALLIVLVALTAPLIAPRDPLKANFRHMNKPPSVEAFFGTDQVGRDALSRVIYGARTSLFVAFAAVLLGTTVGSLWGVACGYIGGRFDLMSQRVMEIFQSFPDLILAMAISMAIGTGLPAVIVAIAITRVPFGGRVIRSVALSVSAMPFVEAGRAAGASPLRVMARHVLPQCVAPYLVLATTHLGVAIVIEAALGFLGVGVPPPTPTWGNMLSDAITGLVPQWWLVLFPGLAITVTVLAFNLLGDGIRDSLDPRLAPTVMRLVTGVRGSARSAGSASATPAPSSAQGQPGAA, encoded by the coding sequence ATGTACACGATCCTTCGTCAGAACTGGCTGTCGGCCGCCGGCGGCTTCGTCGCCCTGCTCATCGTCCTGGTGGCGCTGACCGCTCCCCTGATCGCCCCGCGCGACCCGCTCAAGGCCAACTTCCGCCACATGAACAAGCCGCCTAGCGTGGAGGCCTTCTTCGGCACCGACCAGGTGGGTCGCGATGCGCTGAGCCGCGTGATCTACGGGGCGCGCACCTCGCTCTTCGTGGCCTTCGCGGCGGTCCTGCTCGGCACCACGGTGGGCTCGCTGTGGGGCGTGGCGTGCGGTTACATCGGCGGACGCTTCGACCTGATGAGTCAGCGGGTGATGGAGATCTTCCAGTCGTTCCCAGACCTGATCCTGGCCATGGCGATCTCGATGGCCATCGGCACCGGGCTGCCCGCGGTCATCGTGGCCATCGCGATCACCCGCGTGCCCTTCGGCGGCCGCGTCATCCGCTCGGTGGCGCTGAGCGTGAGCGCGATGCCGTTCGTGGAGGCCGGCCGCGCGGCCGGGGCCTCGCCGCTGCGGGTGATGGCGCGCCACGTCCTGCCCCAATGCGTCGCGCCGTATCTGGTGCTGGCCACCACGCACCTGGGGGTGGCGATCGTCATCGAGGCCGCGCTGGGATTCCTGGGCGTCGGGGTGCCGCCGCCGACTCCCACCTGGGGCAACATGCTGTCCGACGCCATCACCGGTCTCGTGCCGCAGTGGTGGCTCGTGCTCTTCCCGGGCCTGGCCATCACGGTGACCGTGCTCGCGTTCAATCTGCTGGGCGACGGCATCCGCGACAGCCTCGATCCCCGGTTGGCCCCCACCGTCATGCGCCTGGTCACGGGCGTGCGCGGCAGCGCACGCTCCGCCGGCTCCGCCTCGGCCACCCCGGCCCCCTCCTCCGCCCAGGGCCAGCCCGGCGCCGCCTGA
- a CDS encoding cupin domain-containing protein, producing the protein MTTTRIPLLEIGSLQSRLPDLIAKKGEPPWSEAVVLTDDIQAFLICHSPGQPNDTHYHHHDEWWIVLQGEIDWHIEGQAAPIHARPGDFVFGPKHLWHHLEPVGTGPSIRIAINARGEFHRYDRPGCKPL; encoded by the coding sequence ATGACGACCACGCGCATTCCGCTGCTCGAGATCGGCTCGCTCCAGAGCCGGCTGCCGGACCTGATCGCCAAGAAGGGCGAGCCGCCGTGGTCGGAGGCGGTCGTGCTCACCGACGACATCCAGGCCTTCCTGATCTGCCACTCGCCCGGCCAGCCCAACGACACGCACTATCATCATCACGACGAGTGGTGGATCGTGCTGCAGGGCGAGATCGACTGGCACATCGAGGGCCAGGCCGCCCCGATCCACGCCCGCCCCGGCGACTTCGTGTTCGGGCCCAAGCACCTCTGGCACCATCTCGAGCCGGTCGGCACCGGGCCGAGCATTCGCATCGCCATCAACGCGCGCGGCGAGTTCCACCGTTACGACCGCCCCGGTTGCAAGCCTCTCTAG
- a CDS encoding branched-chain amino acid ABC transporter permease codes for MPSPGSTERAWALAILIALALLAPLPLLVHREDVINFVLLVLLSITLAQSWNIIAGYAGQVNLGHAAFFGLGALATRTLWIGGVPILVAVAAGVAVAAAFAMLIGAAAFRLRGAYFAIGTLALGEILRTTFNNALPEISTLPAATIAAYRLSLRYYLALGLAALSVVAVAVLARSRLGLGMQAIREDEDAAEATGVAALGLKLRALALSTGLAGAAGGLFAYYHISYYPSHPFGPSWTFEALLMTFIGGVGTLHGPVLGAVLYVFLKEYLTVRWVDFHLLIFGVLFIAIVLLFPGGLVQAVEGARRWLGRRSGRPT; via the coding sequence ATGCCCAGTCCGGGCAGCACGGAGCGCGCGTGGGCCCTCGCCATCCTCATCGCGCTCGCCCTGCTCGCGCCCTTGCCGCTGCTCGTGCACCGCGAGGACGTGATCAACTTCGTCCTGCTCGTGCTGCTCTCGATCACCCTCGCCCAGAGCTGGAACATCATCGCCGGCTACGCGGGCCAGGTGAATCTCGGCCACGCCGCCTTCTTCGGTCTCGGCGCGCTCGCCACCCGCACGCTCTGGATCGGGGGCGTGCCGATCCTGGTCGCGGTCGCGGCCGGCGTCGCGGTCGCCGCCGCGTTCGCGATGCTGATCGGCGCCGCCGCGTTCCGGCTGCGCGGGGCCTACTTCGCCATCGGCACGCTCGCTCTCGGCGAGATCCTGCGCACCACCTTCAACAACGCGCTGCCCGAGATCTCCACGTTGCCCGCGGCCACCATCGCGGCGTACCGGCTGTCATTGCGGTACTACCTGGCGCTCGGCCTCGCCGCGCTCTCGGTGGTCGCGGTGGCGGTGCTCGCCCGCTCGCGGCTCGGGCTCGGCATGCAGGCGATCCGCGAGGACGAGGACGCGGCGGAGGCCACCGGCGTGGCCGCGCTCGGGCTGAAGCTCCGCGCGCTCGCGCTCTCCACCGGGCTGGCCGGGGCCGCGGGCGGGCTCTTCGCGTACTATCACATCAGCTACTACCCGTCGCACCCGTTCGGACCGAGCTGGACGTTCGAGGCCCTGCTCATGACCTTCATCGGCGGCGTCGGCACCCTGCACGGGCCGGTGCTGGGCGCGGTGCTCTACGTGTTCTTGAAGGAGTACCTGACCGTCCGCTGGGTGGACTTCCACCTCTTGATCTTCGGCGTGCTCTTCATCGCCATCGTGCTGCTCTTCCCGGGCGGGCTCGTGCAGGCCGTCGAGGGAGCACGCCGGTGGCTCGGGCGCCGATCGGGGAGACCGACATGA